One genomic region from Salipiger sp. CCB-MM3 encodes:
- a CDS encoding membrane-bound PQQ-dependent dehydrogenase, glucose/quinate/shikimate family: protein MTQSSSLSRPLVWLMILLGALVALAGLGLAGGGVMLIARGGSWYYLLMGLALLVSGIQIARGAPAGAVIYTVAFVLTVIWAFWEAGLDFWALHARIFTFLCAFVAIIALHPLTLKRAGRKPMTGTWLGVAAVALIAVLGMGWGMFQPHGQLNSKVAAGETPAPADAAQDWSSYGANGDENRFAALDQITPENVSELEVAWTFQTGDTPVSPGGGGAEDQGTPLQVGDDLFFCTPNNTVISIDATSGTENWRHDFPTETRTWVRCRGLAYFDAAAPLPQPTLPNATPVTPVDLSDDAACQRRIFMNTIDAVLVALDAETGELCADFGDAGMVDLKEGLGAAQSPLYSLTSPPTLAGSTVVVGGRVADNVALDMPGGVMRGFDVITGEMKWAFDPGNPEDRDAPADGNAYTRSTPNVWAPMTYDAASNTVFMPVGNAAIDLWGVDRTPEDEKYGASILALDATTGDEKWVYQTVHHDLWDFDVPMQPTLIDFKGTPALVFGTKAGQIFVLDRVTGEPLTDVEEVPVKPATIPGEKYALTQPKSVGMPQIGAPHLTEADMWGATPFDQLMCRVIFKGYRYEGLFTAPDTDYSLSFPGSLGGMNWGGLSYDPTANTVFVNDMRLGLWVHMMEQDPEAAASNGSEAVNTVMGGVPLKGTPYSVNKNRFLSPLGIPCQEPPFGTLTAIDMDTQQVAWEAPLGTVQDTVLFGMKMHLPMPVGMPTIGGSLSTQGGLVFFAATQDYYLRAFDSATGKEVWKARMPVGSQGTPISYVSQKDGRQYIVISAGGARQSPDRGDYLIAYALPQG, encoded by the coding sequence ATGACACAATCCTCCTCCCTGTCACGGCCACTGGTGTGGCTGATGATCCTGCTGGGCGCGCTGGTTGCGCTCGCGGGTCTCGGACTGGCTGGCGGCGGCGTGATGCTCATCGCGCGCGGCGGCAGCTGGTATTACCTTCTCATGGGCCTTGCCCTGCTCGTCTCGGGCATCCAGATCGCGCGCGGCGCTCCTGCGGGCGCGGTGATCTACACCGTCGCATTCGTGCTCACGGTGATCTGGGCCTTCTGGGAAGCCGGTCTCGATTTCTGGGCTCTGCACGCCCGGATCTTCACCTTCCTCTGCGCCTTCGTCGCGATCATCGCGCTGCACCCGCTGACACTGAAGCGCGCGGGCCGCAAACCGATGACCGGCACATGGCTTGGCGTCGCCGCGGTGGCCCTGATTGCCGTGCTTGGCATGGGCTGGGGCATGTTCCAGCCGCACGGCCAGCTGAACAGCAAGGTTGCCGCTGGCGAGACGCCCGCGCCTGCCGATGCCGCGCAGGATTGGTCCAGCTATGGTGCCAACGGGGACGAGAACCGCTTTGCCGCGCTCGACCAGATCACCCCGGAGAACGTGAGCGAGCTTGAGGTCGCATGGACGTTCCAAACCGGTGACACGCCGGTCAGCCCCGGTGGCGGTGGCGCCGAAGATCAGGGCACCCCGCTGCAGGTGGGCGATGATCTGTTCTTCTGCACGCCGAACAACACGGTGATTTCGATCGATGCCACCTCGGGCACCGAGAACTGGCGCCACGACTTCCCGACCGAGACCCGCACTTGGGTGCGCTGCCGCGGTCTGGCCTATTTCGACGCCGCAGCCCCGCTGCCGCAGCCGACGTTGCCGAACGCGACCCCGGTCACCCCGGTGGACCTGTCTGATGACGCCGCCTGCCAGCGCCGCATCTTCATGAACACCATCGACGCAGTGCTCGTGGCGCTCGACGCCGAAACCGGCGAACTCTGCGCGGACTTTGGCGATGCCGGCATGGTCGACCTCAAGGAAGGCCTCGGCGCGGCGCAATCGCCGCTCTATTCGCTGACCTCGCCGCCGACGCTCGCGGGCTCGACCGTCGTCGTGGGGGGGCGCGTGGCCGACAACGTGGCGCTCGACATGCCGGGCGGCGTGATGCGCGGCTTTGATGTGATCACTGGCGAGATGAAATGGGCCTTCGATCCGGGCAACCCCGAGGATCGCGACGCCCCTGCGGACGGCAATGCCTACACCCGTTCGACCCCGAACGTCTGGGCGCCGATGACCTATGACGCGGCCTCCAACACCGTGTTCATGCCGGTCGGCAACGCCGCCATCGACCTCTGGGGCGTGGACCGCACCCCGGAAGACGAGAAATACGGCGCCTCGATCCTCGCGCTCGACGCCACCACCGGCGACGAGAAGTGGGTCTATCAGACGGTGCACCACGACCTGTGGGACTTTGACGTGCCGATGCAGCCGACGCTGATCGACTTCAAAGGCACGCCCGCGCTGGTCTTCGGCACCAAGGCGGGGCAGATCTTCGTGCTGGACCGGGTCACCGGCGAGCCGCTGACCGATGTCGAGGAAGTCCCGGTGAAACCCGCGACCATTCCCGGCGAGAAATACGCGCTGACCCAGCCGAAATCGGTGGGCATGCCGCAGATCGGTGCACCGCATCTGACCGAGGCCGACATGTGGGGCGCGACCCCCTTCGATCAGCTGATGTGCCGGGTGATCTTCAAAGGCTACCGCTATGAGGGCCTGTTCACCGCGCCGGACACCGATTACTCGCTGTCATTCCCCGGCTCGCTTGGTGGCATGAACTGGGGTGGTCTGTCGTATGACCCGACGGCCAACACCGTCTTCGTCAACGACATGCGTCTCGGCCTCTGGGTGCACATGATGGAGCAAGACCCCGAGGCGGCCGCCTCGAACGGCTCCGAAGCGGTCAACACCGTGATGGGCGGCGTGCCGCTCAAGGGCACACCCTATTCGGTGAACAAGAACCGCTTCCTGTCGCCGCTTGGCATCCCCTGCCAGGAGCCGCCGTTCGGCACGCTCACCGCGATCGACATGGACACCCAGCAGGTCGCATGGGAAGCGCCGCTCGGCACCGTTCAGGACACCGTGCTCTTTGGCATGAAGATGCATCTGCCGATGCCCGTGGGCATGCCCACCATCGGCGGCTCGCTGAGCACCCAAGGCGGGCTCGTGTTCTTCGCTGCGACCCAGGACTACTACCTGCGCGCCTTCGACAGCGCGACCGGCAAGGAGGTCTGGAAGGCCCGCATGCCCGTCGGCTCGCAGGGCACGCCGATCTCCTACGTCAGCCAGAAGGACGGGCGGCAGTACATCGTGATCTCGGCTGGCGGTGCCCGTCAGTCCCCGGATCGCGGCGACTATCTGATCGCCTACGCGCTGCCGCAGGGCTGA
- a CDS encoding ABC transporter substrate-binding protein, whose protein sequence is MIDLLSRVALALITLVAPLVVPLAAAAQERIDVIGSAPTELVLRSTTDLSIIRPVIERFTARNPDLSVRYEQWGSNNLFDNSRAACEGAAPAADAVFSSGAHQMTWLVNAACAHRYQSPRTDALPASRRWRDELWGITEEPAVIIYNTGAIRGSDVPRSRFELLDLMRNRPDLLRGKIATYDIEASGLGYLFAHADSLEATTFGAMLEAFSRVGAIATCCSAAIIDGVAKGRYLIAYNVLGSYAAAAARDGEGGRVGVILPEDYTLIVSRSYMIPKNAPHVEGGERLLEFLLTTEAQAMLSELGLITPSDPDETSLLPSARRLIALAPPLLLALDGSTRARLFSLWDEAFAPDTEGPGFGP, encoded by the coding sequence GTGATCGATTTGCTGTCTCGCGTCGCTCTGGCGCTGATCACGCTGGTGGCGCCCCTTGTCGTGCCACTGGCCGCCGCCGCACAGGAGCGGATCGACGTCATCGGCAGTGCCCCCACCGAGCTTGTCCTGCGCTCGACCACCGATCTGTCGATCATCCGCCCGGTGATCGAGCGCTTTACCGCGCGCAATCCGGATCTGTCGGTGCGCTATGAGCAATGGGGCTCGAACAATCTATTCGACAACAGCCGCGCGGCCTGCGAAGGAGCGGCCCCGGCGGCTGACGCCGTGTTTTCCTCGGGCGCCCATCAGATGACATGGCTGGTCAACGCCGCCTGCGCGCATCGCTACCAGTCGCCGCGCACGGATGCGCTGCCCGCCTCGCGCCGCTGGCGCGACGAGCTTTGGGGCATCACCGAAGAGCCCGCGGTGATCATCTACAACACCGGCGCCATTCGCGGATCAGATGTGCCGCGCAGCCGTTTCGAATTGCTCGACCTGATGCGCAACCGGCCCGACCTGCTGCGTGGAAAGATCGCCACCTATGACATCGAGGCCTCAGGGCTTGGTTATCTCTTTGCCCATGCCGACAGCCTTGAGGCGACCACGTTCGGCGCGATGCTCGAAGCCTTCTCTCGCGTCGGTGCCATCGCCACCTGCTGTTCGGCGGCAATCATCGACGGCGTGGCAAAAGGGCGGTATCTCATCGCTTACAATGTGCTGGGGTCCTATGCCGCCGCCGCCGCGCGCGACGGCGAAGGGGGCAGGGTGGGGGTGATCCTGCCCGAGGACTACACGCTGATCGTCTCGCGCAGTTACATGATCCCCAAGAATGCACCGCATGTGGAAGGCGGCGAGCGGCTGCTCGAGTTTTTGCTGACCACCGAGGCGCAGGCGATGCTGTCGGAGCTTGGGCTGATCACCCCGAGCGACCCGGATGAGACCAGCCTGCTTCCCAGCGCCCGGCGCCTGATCGCGCTGGCACCGCCGCTCTTGCTGGCATTGGACGGCAGCACGCGGGCACGGCTGTTTTCGCTGTGGGACGAAGCCTTTGCGCCCGACACCGAGGGGCCGGGATTTGGCCCCTGA
- a CDS encoding sensor histidine kinase: MAEGTARLPSSLSARVLGAVVLILLVGGLLVAASTLYNGRLAARQSYDRILLGAAQDIAASIRIQSGTPLVDLPVSAFELLAQAPEDRIHYSVRGPGEELITGLDETLIAPQGRRSGGGAPEFFDARLNGEEARFVRLTRRFAERDFSGGISVTVGQTLRARQAMALDLTLDALLPMLLAGLALLVMSWVVTRSAMRPLEALSEDLLQRDPYDLTPVPTDRLPRELTVMLDSMNRFMGRLDRQMEGMRNLISDAAHQLRTPVAAIRVQAESIQDLEDEAARQRALARLLTRTRSLGALLDQLLSRALVIHRTESAPRTPLDLREVALDLMERSDHALLAPGADLRLEIGEEPVMVRADAFSVGEAAKNLLANALKHGTPPIAVGAELRGAEAALWVQDSGAGPTPEVAARLGQRFERSSSSREDSAGLGLAIVSAVAAAFGGRIALEHPENGFRISLLLPAEPPSEEDAP; encoded by the coding sequence ATGGCTGAGGGCACGGCGCGGCTGCCGTCCAGCCTGTCGGCGCGGGTGCTGGGCGCGGTGGTGCTGATCCTGCTGGTCGGCGGCCTGCTGGTGGCCGCCTCGACGCTTTACAACGGGCGGCTGGCGGCGCGGCAATCCTACGACCGGATCTTGCTGGGCGCGGCGCAGGACATCGCCGCCTCGATCCGCATTCAGAGCGGCACGCCTTTGGTCGACCTGCCGGTCTCGGCCTTTGAATTGCTGGCGCAAGCGCCCGAGGACCGCATCCACTACTCGGTGCGCGGTCCGGGGGAGGAGCTGATCACCGGACTCGACGAGACGCTGATTGCGCCGCAGGGCCGGCGTAGCGGGGGCGGGGCACCCGAGTTCTTCGATGCCCGGCTGAATGGTGAGGAGGCGCGTTTCGTCCGTCTCACCCGGCGCTTTGCCGAGCGCGATTTTTCCGGCGGCATCTCGGTCACCGTGGGCCAGACCCTGCGCGCGCGGCAGGCGATGGCGCTTGACCTGACGCTCGACGCTTTGCTGCCTATGCTGCTGGCCGGGCTGGCGCTTTTGGTGATGTCTTGGGTGGTGACCCGCTCGGCGATGCGCCCGCTGGAGGCGCTGTCCGAGGATCTGCTGCAGCGCGATCCCTATGATCTGACCCCGGTGCCCACCGACCGGCTGCCGCGGGAACTGACGGTGATGCTGGACTCGATGAACCGCTTCATGGGACGGCTCGACCGGCAGATGGAGGGGATGCGCAACCTGATCTCGGACGCGGCGCATCAGCTTCGCACGCCGGTGGCGGCGATCCGTGTGCAGGCCGAATCGATACAGGATCTGGAGGATGAAGCCGCGCGGCAGCGGGCGCTGGCGCGGCTGCTGACCCGCACGCGGTCGCTGGGCGCATTGCTCGATCAGCTTCTGTCCCGCGCGCTGGTCATTCACCGCACCGAAAGCGCGCCGCGCACGCCGCTCGATCTGCGCGAGGTGGCGCTGGACCTGATGGAGCGTTCCGACCACGCGCTGCTCGCGCCGGGGGCGGACCTGCGGCTGGAGATCGGCGAAGAGCCGGTGATGGTGCGCGCCGATGCGTTTTCGGTGGGAGAGGCGGCCAAGAACCTTCTGGCCAATGCGCTCAAGCACGGCACCCCGCCCATCGCCGTTGGTGCTGAACTGCGCGGGGCCGAGGCCGCGCTTTGGGTGCAGGACAGCGGCGCCGGGCCCACCCCCGAGGTGGCCGCCCGGCTTGGCCAGCGTTTCGAGCGCAGCAGCAGTTCCCGCGAGGACAGCGCCGGGCTGGGGCTGGCGATCGTCAGCGCCGTGGCTGCGGCCTTTGGCGGGCGGATTGCGCTCGAGCATCCAGAGAACGGCTTTCGCATCTCTCTGCTGCTCCCGGCAGAGCCGCCCAGCGAGGAGGACGCCCCGTGA
- a CDS encoding response regulator transcription factor produces MRVLMVEDASDLAEGVSTRLAQSGIVCDVADCLEAAEDFRAVQSYDAMVLDINLPDGSGLRLLRDMRAAGDRTPVLMLTALVSVDDRVSALDLGADDYLGKPFDQRELEARLRALVRREADQKGSEIVLGPLAFSPAGQSATLEGKRLDLTGREAALLGVLLRHQGNYLGKSRLYDSLYGFGDADVGVNAIELYIARLRKKLAGSGVGIVTQRGVGYRIGLDG; encoded by the coding sequence ATGCGTGTTCTGATGGTCGAGGATGCTAGCGATCTTGCCGAGGGGGTCAGTACGCGGCTCGCGCAGTCCGGCATCGTGTGCGACGTGGCCGATTGCCTTGAAGCGGCTGAAGATTTCCGCGCCGTGCAGAGCTATGACGCGATGGTGCTCGACATCAATCTGCCCGACGGATCGGGGCTGCGGTTGCTGCGCGACATGCGCGCCGCGGGCGACCGCACGCCGGTGCTGATGCTGACCGCGTTGGTCTCGGTGGACGACCGGGTGAGCGCGCTCGACCTTGGCGCGGACGACTATCTTGGCAAACCTTTCGACCAGCGCGAGCTTGAGGCGCGGCTGCGTGCCTTGGTTCGGCGCGAAGCGGACCAGAAGGGATCCGAGATCGTGCTTGGCCCGCTGGCCTTTTCCCCGGCAGGGCAGAGCGCCACGCTGGAGGGCAAGCGGCTCGATCTGACCGGACGCGAGGCCGCGCTGCTTGGCGTGCTGCTCCGGCATCAGGGAAATTATCTCGGGAAGAGCCGCCTTTACGATTCCCTCTATGGGTTCGGCGATGCCGACGTCGGGGTGAATGCGATCGAGCTTTACATCGCCCGTCTGCGCAAAAAGCTCGCGGGCAGCGGTGTCGGCATCGTCACGCAGCGCGGCGTAGGCTACCGGATCGGCCTCGATGGCTGA
- a CDS encoding Bug family tripartite tricarboxylate transporter substrate binding protein produces MFINATRGLIAATVLGVSALAAQAQDYTPENPECIAPANPGGGWDFTCRQVGKSMQDLGLISKTMQVVNLAGGGGGVAFAEVVNKRGDDNDLIVAASSATATRLAQGAYPGNTTDQVRWLASIGADYGVLAVSADSEIETLPQLLDMIKADPRSVSVAGGSAVGGWDHLKVLIAASAYGIEDVRKVKYVAFDGGGEAVTQLLAGSVQAFTGDASEAKGFVDSGDIKVIAVLAPERLEGDFADFPTAKEQGVDAIGANWRGFYAPEGMSDEAYNAWVSKIGDLYASDEWKEIMSANGLAPLDLQGEEFEQFVSDSVSEIQNISREIGIIK; encoded by the coding sequence ATGTTTATCAATGCAACCCGCGGCCTCATTGCCGCGACCGTTCTGGGTGTTTCCGCCCTTGCCGCTCAGGCGCAGGACTATACCCCCGAGAACCCCGAGTGCATCGCACCGGCGAACCCCGGCGGTGGCTGGGACTTCACCTGCCGTCAGGTCGGCAAATCCATGCAGGATCTCGGGCTGATCTCGAAGACCATGCAGGTAGTCAACCTCGCAGGCGGCGGCGGCGGCGTGGCCTTCGCCGAAGTGGTCAACAAGCGCGGCGACGACAACGATCTGATCGTTGCGGCCAGCTCGGCCACCGCGACCCGTCTGGCGCAAGGCGCCTATCCGGGCAACACCACCGATCAGGTGCGCTGGCTGGCGTCGATCGGCGCGGACTACGGCGTGCTTGCGGTGTCCGCTGACAGCGAGATCGAGACGCTTCCGCAACTGCTCGACATGATCAAGGCAGACCCGCGGTCGGTCTCTGTGGCGGGCGGCTCGGCCGTTGGCGGCTGGGACCACCTGAAGGTGCTGATCGCCGCATCCGCCTATGGCATCGAAGACGTGCGCAAGGTGAAATACGTGGCCTTCGACGGCGGCGGCGAGGCGGTGACCCAGCTGCTCGCAGGCTCGGTGCAGGCCTTCACCGGTGACGCATCCGAAGCCAAAGGCTTTGTCGACTCCGGCGACATCAAGGTCATCGCCGTGCTCGCGCCCGAGCGTCTGGAAGGCGACTTCGCCGATTTCCCGACCGCCAAGGAACAGGGTGTCGACGCCATCGGTGCCAACTGGCGCGGCTTCTACGCCCCCGAGGGCATGAGCGACGAAGCCTACAACGCTTGGGTTTCGAAGATCGGTGATCTCTATGCCTCCGACGAGTGGAAAGAGATCATGTCGGCCAATGGCCTCGCCCCGCTCGACCTGCAGGGCGAAGAGTTCGAGCAGTTCGTCTCGGACAGCGTGAGCGAGATCCAGAACATCTCGCGCGAGATCGGCATCATTAAGTGA
- a CDS encoding tripartite tricarboxylate transporter TctB family protein, translated as MSDRIFGLFGLALAIFFAWAALQIEESFLSDEVGPKAFPLIIATILGISSIFIALKPDAEPQWPALPRLVEILAAVVVMILYAEFLPIAGFVIATAVAAAYLTWRLGSAPLQSLLIGVLTSVGIYVVFHLALGLSLARGPLGF; from the coding sequence ATGAGTGACCGCATCTTCGGCCTCTTCGGCCTGGCGCTCGCCATCTTCTTTGCCTGGGCGGCGCTGCAGATCGAGGAGAGCTTCCTCTCTGACGAAGTCGGCCCCAAGGCCTTCCCGCTGATCATCGCCACCATCCTCGGCATCTCGTCCATCTTCATCGCGCTGAAACCGGACGCCGAACCGCAGTGGCCCGCCCTGCCCCGTCTGGTCGAGATTCTCGCCGCTGTCGTGGTGATGATCCTCTACGCCGAGTTCCTGCCGATCGCAGGGTTCGTCATCGCCACCGCCGTTGCCGCCGCCTATCTGACGTGGCGCCTTGGCAGCGCGCCGCTGCAGTCGCTGCTGATCGGCGTGCTGACCTCTGTCGGCATCTACGTTGTCTTCCATCTGGCGCTGGGGCTGTCGCTCGCCCGCGGCCCGCTGGGCTTCTGA
- a CDS encoding tripartite tricarboxylate transporter permease codes for MDVFASLGDGFAVAFTLQNLGLALLGCFLGTIMGALPGLGPSNGVAILIPLAFTLGLGPTPSLILLTSVYYGAMYGGRISSILLGIPGDEPAMMTVLDGHPMAKKGMAGEALSLSGIASFVGAFLATWGLIFLAPQLVKIALLFGPAEYFALFALAFATLGGVSSTNQAKSAFAAMLGLGLAMIGVDTQTGVPRFTFGEVHLYDGLDFLVAIVGLFALSEVFIFLEHRHGSADASSNQLKLGRLTPPMSMIKKCTPTMLRTSVLGFIAGVLPGAGASLGSFISYSMEKRLVDKEGTFGTGDPRGVAAPEAGNNAAAGGALVPMLALGVPGSGTTAVLLAVLLSLNITPGPLLFAQNPDVVWGLIAALFIANIMLLALNIPMVGIFTRVLMVPPRILMPIVAMVSFVGIYGISGSSFDLLIMIGFGVMGWVLRKLDVPLVPIILGTLLGNTMENNLRRAITIDNGDWFTLIDSPLSIALWAIAILGFIMPLIVGRVVRAKMHRRRDEEGVLSD; via the coding sequence ATGGACGTATTCGCAAGTCTCGGCGACGGTTTTGCCGTTGCCTTCACCCTGCAGAACCTCGGCCTCGCGCTGCTGGGCTGCTTTCTGGGCACCATCATGGGCGCGCTGCCGGGCCTTGGCCCGTCGAACGGCGTCGCCATCCTGATCCCGCTCGCCTTCACCCTCGGGCTTGGCCCGACGCCCTCGCTGATCCTACTGACCTCGGTCTATTACGGCGCCATGTACGGCGGGCGGATCAGTTCGATCCTGCTTGGCATTCCCGGTGACGAACCGGCGATGATGACCGTGCTCGACGGCCACCCGATGGCCAAGAAGGGCATGGCCGGCGAGGCGCTCTCGCTGTCGGGCATCGCTTCCTTCGTCGGTGCGTTCTTAGCCACATGGGGCCTGATCTTCCTCGCGCCACAACTGGTGAAGATCGCGCTGCTGTTCGGACCGGCGGAATATTTCGCCCTCTTCGCGCTGGCCTTCGCCACGCTTGGCGGCGTGTCGTCGACCAATCAGGCGAAATCGGCCTTCGCCGCCATGCTCGGCCTTGGCCTTGCGATGATCGGCGTCGACACCCAGACCGGCGTGCCGCGCTTCACCTTCGGCGAAGTGCACCTCTATGACGGTCTCGATTTCCTCGTGGCTATCGTTGGCCTCTTCGCTCTGTCGGAAGTCTTCATCTTCCTCGAGCATCGCCACGGCAGCGCTGATGCGTCCTCGAACCAGCTGAAGCTGGGCCGCCTCACCCCGCCGATGTCGATGATCAAGAAATGCACCCCCACCATGCTGCGCACCTCGGTGCTGGGCTTCATCGCGGGCGTTCTGCCCGGCGCGGGGGCTTCGCTGGGCTCGTTCATCTCGTACTCGATGGAAAAGCGGCTGGTGGACAAGGAAGGCACTTTCGGCACCGGGGATCCGCGCGGCGTGGCCGCCCCCGAGGCGGGCAACAACGCCGCCGCCGGTGGCGCGCTGGTGCCGATGTTGGCGCTGGGTGTGCCGGGCTCGGGCACCACGGCGGTTCTGCTGGCGGTGCTGCTGTCGCTCAACATCACCCCCGGCCCGCTGCTCTTTGCCCAGAACCCCGATGTGGTCTGGGGCCTGATCGCCGCGCTCTTCATCGCCAACATCATGCTGCTGGCGCTGAACATCCCGATGGTGGGCATCTTCACCCGCGTGCTGATGGTGCCGCCGCGCATCCTGATGCCGATCGTCGCCATGGTCAGCTTTGTCGGCATCTACGGCATCTCGGGCTCGAGCTTCGATCTGCTGATCATGATCGGCTTTGGCGTGATGGGCTGGGTGCTGCGCAAGCTCGACGTGCCGCTGGTGCCGATCATCCTCGGCACGCTGCTTGGCAACACGATGGAGAACAACCTGCGCCGCGCGATCACCATCGACAACGGCGATTGGTTCACCCTGATCGACAGTCCGCTGTCGATCGCACTCTGGGCCATCGCGATCCTCGGCTTCATCATGCCGCTGATCGTGGGCCGCGTGGTGCGCGCCAAGATGCACCGCCGCCGGGACGAAGAAGGCGTGCTGAGCGACTGA
- a CDS encoding alanine racemase, which yields MSPMSTHPAIFEGLTTPALILDEAKMLRNLARLSQHAADLGVTLRPHMKTAKSLEVAERMSGGTPGPITVSTLAEAEVFAAAGYNDILYAVGIAPGKLPRVQALRGRGCDLVVILDSVGQARAVAEAGIPALIEIDSDGHRGGLSAEDPSLLEIARILTGADALRGVVTHAGESYGVSGAEAHAEFAERERAATVAAAEALRAAGMACPVVSVGSTPTAHAAQDLTGVTELRAGVYMFFDLVMAGIGVCTTEDVALSVLASVIGHQPDKGWVLIDAGWMAMSRDRGTAAQAVDQGYGIVCDAEGRVIPDLIVTAANQEHGIIARRDGAAGPMPDLPVGTLLRILPNHACATAAQHGGYSVIPARPGPLQSWARFGGW from the coding sequence ATGTCGCCCATGTCCACACATCCCGCCATTTTCGAAGGGCTCACCACGCCGGCGCTGATCCTTGACGAGGCGAAGATGCTGCGCAATCTCGCGCGGCTTTCGCAGCACGCGGCGGATCTGGGCGTTACCCTGCGCCCGCATATGAAGACCGCGAAATCGCTGGAGGTGGCCGAGCGGATGAGCGGCGGCACTCCGGGGCCGATCACCGTCTCGACGCTGGCAGAGGCCGAGGTTTTTGCCGCCGCCGGGTACAATGACATTCTCTATGCGGTTGGGATCGCGCCCGGAAAGCTGCCGCGCGTGCAGGCGCTGCGCGGGCGCGGCTGTGATCTGGTGGTGATCCTCGACAGCGTCGGGCAGGCGCGGGCAGTGGCCGAGGCGGGCATCCCGGCGCTGATCGAGATCGACAGCGACGGCCATCGCGGCGGGCTCTCGGCGGAAGACCCGAGCCTGCTCGAGATTGCGCGCATTCTGACGGGTGCAGACGCGCTGCGCGGCGTGGTGACCCACGCGGGCGAAAGCTATGGCGTGTCGGGCGCAGAAGCGCATGCCGAATTTGCCGAACGCGAGCGCGCCGCCACCGTGGCGGCTGCAGAGGCGCTGCGCGCGGCGGGGATGGCTTGCCCGGTGGTCAGCGTCGGCTCGACGCCCACCGCCCACGCGGCACAAGACCTCACCGGGGTCACCGAACTGCGCGCCGGGGTCTATATGTTCTTCGATCTGGTGATGGCGGGCATCGGCGTGTGCACGACCGAGGATGTCGCGCTGTCGGTTCTGGCGTCGGTGATCGGCCATCAGCCCGACAAGGGCTGGGTGCTGATCGACGCGGGCTGGATGGCAATGTCACGCGATCGCGGCACGGCGGCGCAGGCGGTGGATCAGGGCTATGGCATTGTGTGCGACGCCGAGGGGCGGGTGATCCCCGATCTGATCGTCACCGCGGCCAATCAGGAACACGGCATCATCGCGCGTCGCGACGGCGCCGCCGGCCCCATGCCCGATCTGCCGGTGGGCACGCTGCTGCGCATCCTGCCCAACCATGCCTGTGCCACGGCGGCGCAGCACGGCGGCTATTCGGTGATCCCCGCGCGCCCTGGTCCGCTGCAAAGCTGGGCGCGCTTCGGCGGCTGGTAA
- a CDS encoding TRAP transporter substrate-binding protein, with protein MKFTAAAFLTLTTALAGAASAETWDMPMAYPASNYHTENAQMFADAVKECTGGELEIVIHAGGSLFKGDEIKRAVQLGEAQIGERLLSAHANEDPVFAYDSIPFLATSFEASEKLRAAAEPTLAKVLEAQNIVPLYSVPWPPQGLYFSKPVTTPEEMEGVKFRAYNSITAEVAELAGMVPTQVEAADLKQALATGVVSAMISSGATGVDESVWEDMTNFYDVKAWLPRNTVFANKDALDGLSDEARTCVMDEAEAAQTRGAEKAAELAGGFVKTLADNGMDVNPPAEAITTKLQEIGKTMTAEWKENAGENGAAIIDAYDAE; from the coding sequence ATGAAGTTCACCGCAGCCGCGTTCCTGACGCTGACCACCGCGCTCGCAGGCGCCGCCTCGGCCGAGACCTGGGACATGCCGATGGCCTACCCGGCCAGCAACTACCACACCGAGAACGCCCAGATGTTCGCCGACGCCGTCAAAGAGTGCACCGGCGGCGAGTTGGAGATCGTGATCCACGCGGGCGGCTCGCTGTTCAAGGGTGACGAGATCAAGCGCGCCGTGCAACTGGGCGAAGCCCAGATCGGCGAGCGCCTTCTGTCGGCCCATGCCAACGAAGACCCGGTTTTCGCCTACGACTCGATCCCCTTCCTCGCCACCTCCTTCGAGGCGTCCGAAAAGCTGCGCGCCGCCGCAGAGCCGACGCTTGCCAAGGTGCTCGAAGCGCAGAACATCGTGCCGCTCTACTCGGTGCCGTGGCCGCCGCAGGGGCTGTATTTCTCCAAGCCCGTCACCACGCCCGAAGAGATGGAAGGCGTGAAGTTCCGCGCCTACAACTCGATCACCGCGGAAGTCGCTGAACTGGCGGGCATGGTGCCGACGCAGGTTGAAGCCGCCGATCTCAAGCAGGCACTGGCCACCGGCGTCGTCTCGGCGATGATCTCTTCGGGCGCCACCGGCGTGGACGAAAGCGTCTGGGAGGACATGACCAACTTCTACGACGTGAAGGCTTGGCTGCCGCGCAACACGGTCTTTGCCAACAAAGACGCGCTTGACGGTCTGTCGGACGAAGCCCGGACCTGCGTGATGGACGAGGCCGAAGCCGCCCAGACCCGCGGCGCCGAGAAGGCAGCCGAACTGGCAGGCGGTTTCGTCAAGACGCTGGCCGACAACGGCATGGACGTGAACCCGCCCGCCGAGGCGATCACCACCAAGCTGCAGGAGATCGGCAAGACCATGACCGCCGAGTGGAAAGAGAACGCCGGCGAGAACGGTGCCGCGATCATCGACGCCTACGACGCCGAGTAA